AGTGTTGGAGATATGTATAGGGGCTCTTTATACTAGTGAAAATACCTTCGTAGAATTTAACTATGACCGAATCTGAACGGTTAGATTTAGGTCGGCGCGCGGATGTTGGAGAATAAAAGGATGGTGAAAAATAGGAACCTCTTCGTCCGagaaaatagtctcattttgtcattttagtatgtcccataaaattagtctacttttattttagaaagtttttcacaccatatatatatatatatactacacTACTATCTGATAGTATAAGATTCACTATCCATGaacaatatttcattaatttttctcttttttctctcaCAGTATTTTACTAGTTTCGCATAAAAACTCATGTTGTCCCAAAgtctttatttttaaaaacgaatggaatataataatataatttatagtataacGTACGAACAAAGTCCTCGGTAATTTTCATTATCTATTGTAACaaattattttagaaaaaaatggtCAATTGGCCAGACAAATATGGAAAGGTTTGGTATATATTTAACTTATTGTGCACAAACAAACATGTACTCAAATCTGAATCTCTATATATATTTCAATGATTCCTCCCTTTACAACTTCTATTTTGATAAACTTTACTGgtatgatatttattttcagttttattttGCACAATGTCAACACCTCATGGCAAAACCATGGCATGGCTTTCCAAGAATATACAACTTCACATGCGTAGTCAATTACATAGTGATAGTgaactaaaaaaaaatcaatgatATTTGTGAAATTCAATTGAATAACGGTAGCTAGAGATGACGGTTGCGGTTTCGAATGAAAACGGGTAATATCGGCAGTATTGGTTTAAACTGATATTTAGACAATTTTGTTACTGAGAATTGTGACGAAATGATATTAAAgcatattaaaaattaatatcgCACTAATGTTTAAAGATATATGTAGATCGAAATCTTGAATTCCTGAGTATGAAatgtaatactactagtatgtTTGAATTATTTGAAATGTAAAAAACTGCATTTTAATTACAGTGATAGAGTGATcctaattaattttcaaattcatTGAACAATTGAACTGCAGTCTAGCCCAATTTCATCCTCGGATTCAGCAATACAAGAATCAAATAGGCGGAGCTTTAGTGGGCTTCATTTTACAGGCCCAATCCGTTTAAAATATGCGTtacatttatttttgtttaaattttgaaaCCGGTAAGTTACTATAAGTGTTCATATTTTTTATCAAACTGAATAGGTGTTTCTTATATTCGGTAGTTTAGTTTGTTTTCAGGCTGTGCCCTGCATTtagttacaaaaaaaaaagaataaacaaAAATGTCCATGTGAAACTGCGTTGgtctaaaataaaatttgtccGAATTTGGGGAGTTAGCCCATTTGTCATGAACAATTGGTTAGCTTTTCTCAAAGGTCACAAATTGGTTGTAATTttcatagtagtagtattttttttgtgttataCAATTTTCTTTTCACTGTGTCCCTTCGACACTGTTTTAGACTAGTTTGTTATTTTGGATTCAGGGTTAATTCAAGCTcttaaaaaaaacgaaatatTGAATATTAATTATCCAGTAATTTGGGGCCTATAGTTTGTAGTAATATAAACTATTGGGCTGCAACTTGCAACAACATACAATCCAGTAAACAAAACTAATTCCTGGATGATTGAGCAAGATAAAATTCCAATACATGAATTGGTGAATGCAAAGCTAGAAAGTACAGTTGAATTGCGATTGAAGCAAGACATAAtaaatatagatatagatatagatatagatattaTGGCGAAGATTGTGTGTGGTCCTAAACTGAATGAGCTGACACTGGCTTGAGCCCGTGTTTGATGGCAGCTTTCCACACCAAATCAATTCTGTTGACATCGATCGCTCCCACCTCATGGTGGGTCCACCCTTCCAACGCATGCACCACTCCGCCCGCATGGCAAGCATGGACCACTCCTCTCTCCATCGTATACTACAGTCAGGTCAAATTCTGGTCAATCCCGCAACtttaaaaaatgactcaactattagtagtagtagtagtaaattagTGGTTACCTCGCATGATCCAAAGCCTTGCACGTCGTCGGGCATCTTCATGGCGGCCAGATCACCGTAGGTGCAGTCCCTCCGGAACTGGAGGATCGGTGGGACCACAAACTGATGGAAGTGGGTCCCACTCGGTGCCAACATTTGCTCCCTTGGCGTTATCCACTTCCCTACTATCCATGTCTGCATTACACAAAATTGCCAACTTTATTATCTCCAAAATCCATTCCTAatcataaaatttataattctCATTTATGTAACCTTGCAGTTCTGTGCAGCTTGGTACTTTGTGATCTGGACTAGGAATTTCGCACAGTCGGCTGGCGCTTCTTCCTGAATGTTCTTGAATCTCTCGGTCGAAAGAGTTAGCATCTAGCAAGGATATGGGATAGTGTAGTGTTATTGTTATATTAtgattctatatatatatatatgtgtgtgtgtattaaGGTTAGTGATGGATGTAAATTGCAATGGAACGCCCTTACCAAAACTCGGACCTTCTTCCTGCAGAGGTACAGAGCAATGGCTCTCCCCAGCTTAGAAGTGGCTCCTGTCAAGAAAACCTCAGAGGCATGCTCGGGGATCTCATTCAGGATCACGGCTGCTGTTAGCGTGTTCCCATGAACCACTCGGACCCTGAGGTTCGGATGCTTGTTCACAAACAGCGTCCCGCCTCCATTCAAAGCCTCATTCTGCATATAAATTTGCAATCAATGTTAGCAATCCGCTATTACATCATGGAACTAAGAGACATTGAAGGACCTTATTCAAGGCAGCAAGGCTGATCACTTTAACTCCCAATCTGTTTGCTCTGAGAATCGCCTCTTCGATGTGCTTATTGATCCCTTTCGCAGCAAACGGCAAGAAATACTGCAGCAAAAACAACTGCATCAAAATCAACACATCACATAACATATATATAgattgttgatcaagttgtttgAAGAGAGAGTGGACCTGGAAGCCAAAGCGCGGTACAGCCCAGGTCTGGTGGAGGCGGCCGCGGATGTGGTAGAAGGAGATCAAGAATGTTCTAGACTTGACCCACATTGCAAGCATCACCAAGAATGCTACAGGCAGGAATGGGATTGTATAGAATCTTGTGTAGTAAGGCATGGATGCTGCTGATCTGTTCACAAAGGGGGCGTGCAGAGAGGAAGACATGTCCACTGCGTGTGCTAGG
This portion of the Salvia splendens isolate huo1 chromosome 10, SspV2, whole genome shotgun sequence genome encodes:
- the LOC121750541 gene encoding very-long-chain aldehyde decarbonylase CER3-like isoform X2, which encodes MDAPFYAWPWEFLGSYKYALYVIFLAKDMYTRFQQDRIKDSWTLDTLKDSWILHILILSMLRLIMYQSWTSYSNMLFLTRNSRIIKKGVDFKQIDKEWHWDNFILLQAMVANLVISMFPTIGEHHVWNKSGFITTILFHIAISEPVFYTIHKCFHGDYLFSHYHFLHHSSAVPQAYTAGHATFLEHLLLMMVIGIPIIGTFLIGYGSLSLIYCYVLTFDFLRCLGHSNVEIIPYQTFEAIPFLKYIILTPTYHSLHHAEMGTNYCLFMPLFDALGNTLNRKSWKMHKRNYLNSGKNGRVPDFVFLAHAVDMSSSLHAPFVNRSAASMPYYTRFYTIPFLPVAFLVMLAMWVKSRTFLISFYHIRGRLHQTWAVPRFGFQYFLPFAAKGINKHIEEAILRANRLGVKVISLAALNKNEALNGGGTLFVNKHPNLRVRVVHGNTLTAAVILNEIPEHASEVFLTGATSKLGRAIALYLCRKKVRVLMLTLSTERFKNIQEEAPADCAKFLVQITKYQAAQNCKTWIVGKWITPREQMLAPSGTHFHQFVVPPILQFRRDCTYGDLAAMKMPDDVQGFGSCEYTMERGVVHACHAGGVVHALEGWTHHEVGAIDVNRIDLVWKAAIKHGLKPVSAHSV
- the LOC121750541 gene encoding very-long-chain aldehyde decarbonylase CER3-like isoform X1, whose amino-acid sequence is MDAPFYAWPWEFLGSYKYALYVIFLAKDMYTRFQQDRIKDSWTLDTLKDSWILHILILSMLRLIMYQSWTSYSNMLFLTRNSRIIKKGVDFKQIDKEWHWDNFILLQAMVANLVISMFPTIGEHHVWNKSGFITTILFHIAISEPVFYTIHKCFHGDYLFSHYHFLHHSSAVPQAYTAGHATFLEHLLLMMVIGIPIIGTFLIGYGSLSLIYCYVLTFDFLRCLGHSNVEIIPYQTFEAIPFLKYIILTPTYHSLHHAEMGTNYCLFMPLFDALGNTLNRKSWKMHKRNYLNSGKNGRVPDFVFLAHAVDMSSSLHAPFVNRSAASMPYYTRFYTIPFLPVAFLVMLAMWVKSRTFLISFYHIRGRLHQTWAVPRFGFQLFLLQYFLPFAAKGINKHIEEAILRANRLGVKVISLAALNKNEALNGGGTLFVNKHPNLRVRVVHGNTLTAAVILNEIPEHASEVFLTGATSKLGRAIALYLCRKKVRVLMLTLSTERFKNIQEEAPADCAKFLVQITKYQAAQNCKTWIVGKWITPREQMLAPSGTHFHQFVVPPILQFRRDCTYGDLAAMKMPDDVQGFGSCEYTMERGVVHACHAGGVVHALEGWTHHEVGAIDVNRIDLVWKAAIKHGLKPVSAHSV